Below is a window of Paramagnetospirillum magneticum AMB-1 DNA.
GTCCCGCTTTCGCCCCGCCGGACCCCTTTGCCGAACGGCATATTTAGCGCCAGAGTGACGAAATGTTGTTGCGGAAAAACCCTGGAATCTGTGTATATAATAAAAATCGAAGGTAAGCCGGTTCTTATAAGCCGGCACCAACCATAAGAACGCAGGGGAGCTCATGTCGTCCAAGCCGCTCTACGTGATGCTGTGCTCTGGGGAGCACGAAAAGATTCAATTGGCCGCCATGGTGGCCTCGGTGGCCGCGGTCTCCGACCGGCCGGTCGAGGTGTTCGTCACCATGAATGCCATCCTGGCCTTCGAGCGGGGCAAGAGCCCGGCCGAGCGCTATCAGGGGGGCCATTTCCACGAGATGTTCAAGACCCAGAACGTCCCCGACGCCATCGAGCTGTTCGGCCAGGGCAAGATGCTGGGCGAAATGAAGATGTGGGTCTGCTCCATGGTGCTCGATCTCAAGCATTGGGATCACGAGAAGCACCTGACCGAGGACCTGTTCGACGGTCCCATGGGACTGGCCAAGTTCCTGGCCGATTCCGAGAACGGCGAACTCATCTCCATCTGACCTCCATATCTTTCGAAGGAAGAACACCATGGCCGAACGCCAGAAGATTGACGCCCGCGGCGCCTTTTGCCCGGGTCCGCTGATGGAACTGATCGCCGCCCTCAAGCTGGCCTCCATCGGCGACGAAGTGGACGTGTGGTCGTCCGACAAGGGCTCGGCCTCCGACATTCCCGCCTGGTGCGCCAAGGTCGGCCATGCCGTGGTCGAAACCTCCGAGCATGACGGGTATTGGAGCGTCGTGGTGCGCAAGGCCAAATAGGCGTACAGTACCCATTAAATTCCGCCGAATGGCGGGGAAAGTGCCGCGAAGACGGCATAGATGGAATATTGATACATCAATACTCTCGTAGGGAGGGAGTTCATGTCGAAGACGATTCTGATCGTCGGCGGGGGGCTTGCGGGCACCATCGTCGCCAATGGTATTTGCCGTCAGATGGGGGCCGAGCTTCGCTCGGGCGCACTCAACATCACCATGCTGGGCACCAGCGAAACCCATATGTACCAGCCTGGTCTGCTCTATATTCCCTTCGGCCGCATGCGCGAGGCGGAGCTGTTCCGCGATCAGCGCAAGGTCTTGGATAAGCGCGTCAACTTCTTCGTCGATCCGGCCAAGAACATCGACGTGGAAAAGAATCAGGTGACCACCGAGGCGGGCCGTACCTTCAAGTACGACTATCTGGTGCTGGCCACCGGCTCGCGCATCATGCCCCAGAACGTCCCCGGCATGTCCGAGGGGGCGCACTGGTTCTACGACCTGGACGGCGCACGTAAGCTGCGTAAGGCCCTGAACGAGTTCCAGGGCGGCAAGATCATTGTCAACGTCAATGCTCCGCACAAGTGTCCGGTGGCGCCGCTGGAAGTGGTATTCATGCTGCACGACTTCCTCAAGGCCAAGGGCCTGTGGGACAAGACCGAGCTGACCTACACCTATCCCATCGGCCGCCTGCATGCGCTCGAACCCGTCGCCCATTGGGCCAAGCCGGAATTCGAGAGGCTGGGCATCAAGTCCGAGACCTTCTTCAATACGGAAAGCGTCGATCCCGAGAAGAAGACCATCACCTCCATGGAAGGCTCCGAGCTTCCCTATGATCTGCTGATCACCGTGCCGCCCCACCAGGGAGCCCAGGTGATCGACGATTCCGGGCTGGGCAAGGGCGGCTGGGTGCCGACCAACACCAAGACCCTGCATCGCGACGGCTCGACCAATGTCTTCGTGGTCGGCGACACCACCAACATCCCCATCTCCAAGGCCGGCTCCACCGCCCATTTCGAGGCCGACGTCACCATCGACAACCTGGTGTCACTGTGCCAGGAGGGGACCTTCGCCCGCGAATATGACGGCAAGGTGTTCTGCTTCGTCGAGACCGGGCTGGGCAGCGGCACCTATGTGTGGTTCAACTACACCACGCCGCCCAATCCCGGGCCGCCGTCCCAGATGATCCACTGGTTCAAGCTCGCCTACAACCGGCTGTACTGGCTGTCGGCCCGCGGCCTGCTCTAGGAGGGGCGTCATGAACGAACTGCCCAACGACATGGCCCGTCTGGCCCAAGGCGTACGGGACGCTCTGTCCGATTCCATGGTCGAGCGCCTGACCAGCACCGCCGGCAATGCGCTGGAAGTGGTGGACAAGCTCAACGAGCCCGACGTCAAGGATGGGATCATCGCCCTGCTGGACGCCGTCGGCACCCTGCAGCGCACCGGCGCGCTGCAGACGGTGATCGATGCCCTGTTCATGCTGCACGCCATGCGCTCG
It encodes the following:
- a CDS encoding sulfurtransferase TusA family protein, which produces MAERQKIDARGAFCPGPLMELIAALKLASIGDEVDVWSSDKGSASDIPAWCAKVGHAVVETSEHDGYWSVVVRKAK
- a CDS encoding NAD(P)/FAD-dependent oxidoreductase, whose amino-acid sequence is MSKTILIVGGGLAGTIVANGICRQMGAELRSGALNITMLGTSETHMYQPGLLYIPFGRMREAELFRDQRKVLDKRVNFFVDPAKNIDVEKNQVTTEAGRTFKYDYLVLATGSRIMPQNVPGMSEGAHWFYDLDGARKLRKALNEFQGGKIIVNVNAPHKCPVAPLEVVFMLHDFLKAKGLWDKTELTYTYPIGRLHALEPVAHWAKPEFERLGIKSETFFNTESVDPEKKTITSMEGSELPYDLLITVPPHQGAQVIDDSGLGKGGWVPTNTKTLHRDGSTNVFVVGDTTNIPISKAGSTAHFEADVTIDNLVSLCQEGTFAREYDGKVFCFVETGLGSGTYVWFNYTTPPNPGPPSQMIHWFKLAYNRLYWLSARGLL